The Candidatus Latescibacter sp. nucleotide sequence ACAGTTTAGTAACTGGCAGGCCAGGAGGGACTCGAACCCCCAACACCCGGTTTTGGAGACCGGTGCTCTGCCAATTGAACTACTGGCCTGCATGCATTTGAAAAAAAGGGGCTAACGTCCTTCTTTATGCAGGGTATGCTTGTGGTCAAACTTGCAATACTTCTTGTATTCAACCCTGCCGGGGTGGAGCCTCTTGTTTTTATCCGCAGTGTAATTGCGGCGCTTGCATTCCTGGCAAACCAGATAAATCAATTCCCTGGGCATCTTTCAACCTATTCAATGATTTGGGTGACCACACCGGAGCCGATGGTACGGCCGCCTTCGCGGATGGCGAAGCGCAGCCCCTCGTTCATGGCGATGGGGGTGATCAGTTCAGCGG carries:
- the rpmG gene encoding 50S ribosomal protein L33 encodes the protein MPRELIYLVCQECKRRNYTADKNKRLHPGRVEYKKYCKFDHKHTLHKEGR